The genomic interval TTAATCAAAATGCGATACATCGCATACACAAAATATAAAAAGAGTAATGGTGAAAAAATAACCGCATAAACACCCAAAGTATCGACAAAATACCCTTTTGGTTTTCCCCCTATATCAAACCCATACAGGTACATGGAGGCGCTAAATAAGATAAGCGTTAAGATCAAAAGATCGGTTTTGCGTTGAAAAAGGGCATAAATGAAAAGAGCAATGAAAAAAATACTAAACGAGTTATCGATAAAAAGGGCAGCGATAAGCACAAAATGTGAAGCGATTTTGTACTCTTTGAGGTATAGATAGGTAAATAATAGACTGAATAAAATAAGCACAATGCCACTATTGACCAAAAGTGCAACACCATTTACCCCTGGTAAAAGAGCGTAAATAGCAACCGAAACAATACGATCTGCCCGTTTTTTTAAAAAAAGTTTGCCTATTTTATAGAGCAAAATAATGGATATAAGATGAAAAAGGATAAAAGGCAAGCGCAATGCAAAATCATTTTGCCCAAAAAGTTGTGTCGAAGTAACGGCTAGGTAGTGAACAAGATTGGTGCCATAAAAAAACGTATTGGCTTCATCATAGCTAATAGAGATACTCTGCGTACCATAGGAGAGCAACGCACCACTGAGAACAAGAATAAGGAGTAAAAAAAGTCTTTCTCTCATAGTTTTAAAAAGTTATTTAAGATGGCATGTCCGTGCTCACTCAAAATGGATTCGGGGTGAAACTGTACGCCATAGATTTGTTTATCTTTAATTTGCAGTGCCATAATCTCATGATCGTCCGTACTATACGCGGTTGGAACGACTACGTCAGGCAACCCTTCTTGCTCAACGGTCAATGAATGATAACGCGTTGTCGTAAACATTTCAGGAAGTCCATCAAATAGACAGCTATTGTGAAGTTGTTTGGTGATGGAGGTCTTACCATGCATCATGCGTTTAGCACGCACGACTTTACCACCAAAGGCTTGCCCAATGGCTTGATGTCCCAAACAAATGCCTAAAATAGGGATTTTCCCGCCAAAGTATTTGATGACATCTAAGCTGACACCTGCTTCATTTGGCGTTGCAGGGCCTGGGGAAATAATAATTTTTTCAGGATGTAACGCTTCAATCTCTTCAACACTCAGCTCATCATTGCGAATCACTTTAAGATCAGCCCCGAGTTCTAAGCAATACTGCACAATGTTGTAGGTAAAACTGTCGTAGTTATCTATCATCAATACCATTTGTCTTTTTTCCCTCAAATGCTCCGATTTTCAGGAGCTTTTCTATGTGATACACTTTGTTGAAGTCTTAGGTTTCTACCCTATTTCTACACGAAAGCGTCAATGTTGATTATTGTATCAATTTTTGTGTTGTTTTAAAATTAAGATGTTAAAGAGTTGGAAGAAATAACGGGTAGAAGAAAAAAACGCTCGAACCGGGCAATCCGAGCGTTTGTCTTAAAATTGGTAGGTTCTATACAAAAAGGAGGTAAGTGTCTTACATATAAAAGTATAGACGCTTAGCCTAAACAAGAGATGAACCATTCGTTAATAAAACCTAAACCTTCAAAATCGTTCACATTCTTTACATGTAAAGCCTAATCAATTCGTTTATATATCACCCAAGCGATCCATGTTGCTATGATTCCCGTTCCAATGGCAGCGCTCAAAAAGACTTCAGGAATTCGCCACGAAGCGTCCAATAAGACCATCGTAAGTACCGCACCAAGTACCATAAACAGAGCGTTTAAGATGTTGTTAGCGGCGATGATGCGTGAGCGAAATGCTGGGTCACTTTGGCTTTGCATGATGGCGTAAAGAGGAACGCTAAAGAGCCCACCAAAAAGGGCGATGAGTGTTAAATCAATAAGAATATGCCAAAAGGTGCTGCTTGAAAAAAGTGCTTCTACGGGTACAAAGCTCGAAGAGGTGAGCGCAAAGTCGATTCCGAAAAATCCCATTCCAAAAACACCCAGTATGATCAAGGAAGGGCGAATGGTATGGTGGCTGAGTTTCTCGCAAAGAAAAGAGCCCACACCGATGCCGATGGTAAAGAGACTCAGTAAGAGCGTTACGGTGGTCTCGTCGCCCACTAAAACGATTTTGACAAAGGCAGGAAATTGTGAAAGTAAAAGTGCTCCGTAAAGCCAAAACCATGAAATGGCGATGATGGAGAGAAATACCGTTTTGTTCGCGTACGCCAGTTTGAGTGTTTGTGCCGTTTGGGAGAAGATGTTGTACGAAAGGCTCATCTGCGCATTCAAGGAAGGTGCTGTGGGAATGTAGCGACTGCACACATAGCCGATAAGCGCGATTGACATACCCATGATACCTGCGATGATGCCGCCATACGCGGAAGCCGCGATAAGTCCACCGCCAAGGGTTCCTAGCAAAATGGCGCCAAACGTTCCAGACTCGACCAACGCGTTTGCCATGACCAGTTCATTTTCACCCATGTGTTGGGGAATGATGGCGTATTTGATGGGGCCAAAAAGCGTTGAGTGTAACCCCATGCCAAAAACCACGACCAACAGCAGGCTGAACCAGTGCATGTAAAAACCAAGCGTGGCGATGCTCATCAAGCCAAACTCCAAAAGTTTAACAAGGCGCGCTAAAGCGGCTTTGTCGTATTTGTCTGCCAAGGCTCCTGCAAGTCCTGAAAAGATGAAAAAAGGCAAGATAAAAATCGCCCCAATGAGTGGCGCTAAAATGCCTAATGGCAAACTCGTCCATGATGCTGCGTGAAACGTCACCAAAATGGCGAGGGTATTTTTGAAAATGTTGTCGTTAAACGCACCTAAAAACTGCACCACAAACAAAGGCGCAAATCGCTTTGTTTTTAAAAGATAAAAGGAGCTCATGCTATCTCGCTTGCCATGGATTTTAAAGTGACATAATCGGTCTTGCCCGTGCCTAAAAGTGGAAGTACTTCCACATGGACGATCTTTCTTGGGACAGCGATTTCGGGGTATCCGTTGCTTTGCGCACTTTTTTGCAACGCATCACGATTGAGGTTTTTATCGGTCGTAAACAGTACGATCGCTTCGCCTCTGGCGACATCAGGCACCGATGAGCTTGCATGCAAAAAGCCACTGGAGGTCAGCGTCGCTAGTTTTTCGACGGATTCCAGAGAAATCATCTCGCCTGCGATCTTGGCGAAGCGTTTGACACGCCCTTTGATCTGCACAAAGCCCACATCATCGATGCTCACAATGTCTCCCGTGTTGTACCACCCCTCGCCTGCTTCGGAGGTCGGTTTTTCCAAAATGCCCGGTTTTTCAGCGCGCAAATAGCCGCTCATGACATTCGCACCTTTTACATGTAAGATGCCACCCTCCTCGATGCCAGGAACGGGAATGAGTTTATGCTCAATGCCCGGCAAGATCTGCCCCACGGTGCCTTTTTTGTACGCCATCGGCGTATTGACTGCGATGACAGGTGCTGTTTCGGTTGCACCGTACCCTTCAAAAATGCGCAAACCAAACTTCTCAAACCAAAGCTCGCGCACGTTTTCAGAGAGTTTTTCCGCCCCAGCGATGACATAACGCACTTTATAAAAATCGTACGGATGCGCGTGTCGTGCGTAGTTGTGCAAGAATGTACTCGTTCCTAGTAAAATCGTGCAAGAACGATCATAAGCGATCTCAGGAATGACGCGGTAATGAAGCGGCGATGGGTACATAAAAAGGTGCATTCCTCGAAAGATCGGAAGCAGTGAGCCTGCCGTTAAGCCAAAGGAGTGGAAGATCGGCAGGGCATTAAGCATTTTATCTTCGGTGGAAAAATCAACGATGGAGCTGATTTGAGCGATATTGGCAAGCAGTGCTTCATGCGAGAGCACCACGCCTTTAGGCTTGCCTTCGCTTCCAGAGGTAAATAAAATCACCGCAGGCTCTTTTTCATCTTGAGCGCTTGTAACAAGGCATGGAAAGTGAATCGCATAGAGCATCAACCACAGTTTATCCACCAAGCGCATCGATACTTTTAACTCTTCGAGGTAGACAATGCGCACACCCTGCAATGCTTCCAATTTAGGAGCGAGTTTAGCTTGTTCCACAAAGGCTTTTGATGTGACGATGGTCTTGATCTCAGCCGCAGTACACGCACTTTGCAAGCCATCGACACCTGCGGTGAAATTTAGCATGGCAGGCACTCGTTTCATGCCTGAAAGTCCCAAAACAAGCGCCAGCGAAGCAACCGCCGTTGGCATCAACACACCCACCGCTTCTTCTTTTTGAGTGATAGGGCTTATGAGTCGCCCCAAACCTAGCGCCATTTTAAGGAGCTGCGCGTAAGTGTATTCGATCTGCTTGATATCTTCCACGATGGCTTTGTTTTTGCCGTGCGTTTCCATCGCCTCTAAAAAAGTGCCAAAAAGATCGTTGGCAGGACGTGCGTCAAACGAGCATTCTTGCATCAAACGTCGCATCGCATCGCCTGAGAGAAGACGTCTTTGGTGCGATGTTCCCTCATGCGGAACATTGAGTTTGGTTGGCGTGCAATAGTTCAATGTGATCTGGGGAAACAGCCTGTGTGGATAGGTTTTTGGCATACGCGAAAGCGTGCTAAACGTCGCGCCTTGAATCATCACTGGCACGACCGTCGCATTGGTTTTCACCGCAACAAAGGCACTTCCTTCGTAAATTTTCATCAAACTGCCCGTTGTCGTGATGCGCCCCTCTGGGAAAATAACCACAGGGCGTCCGCTCTCCACCAAACGAATCACTGCCTTAATCGCCATCGGATTGGACGGATCGACCGTGAGATGATCGGTGAGCATCAAGCAAAGCCTCACAAAAGGGTTTTTGGCGATTTGCGTGTTGATGATAAACACAGGCGAAACGGGCAACATTACACCTAAAATTAAGCCATCTAAAAACGATTGATGGTTGGCGATGATGAGCATCGGCTCGGCTTTGTTGGCTATAAAATGCCCCTGAACACGAATTTTAAATAAAAAACGAAGGATGATGCGAAGGAGTGTTTTGATCATGTTAGTTTCCGTGTAGATAATTTAAGACATTGCTAAAGGTCGCTTCTAAAAGCGGCTTATTGACCCAAAACCAGACCTCTTTGCCGATCTTTTCGCTTAAAAGCACTTCGGCTTGATGGAGGATTTTGAGGTGATGCGAGACAGTGGTGCGCGCCAAAGGCGATACTTCGGCGATCATTCCTGCGTTGAGACGCTCACCATCTTCAAAAAGTAAAAGAATTTTTTGACGATGCGCGTCGCCTAAAGCCATAAAAATGGCAGACATCGGTTTCCATTCAAGCGGTAAATCTTTGGCATATTCCATTTGCATCTTATACTCCTAAATGTTTAAGTTTATCAACAAAATAATCTTTTTTGTCTTAAGGATTTCTTAGAAAAGAGTGGTTTTACTCTTTACATGTAAAGTACCTTACTCCAAACACAAAACTTTTCGATAATTGGAATAAATAGGATTATTCGCAGGGAAATAGACCAACATTGCTTTGGCGTAACGATCAAACACATTCTTCTCTTGGGCGATGCAAATGCGTTTCAACAAAGACACATCGTAACTGTTCCACACCGTTGTAAATGGTACAGGATAGTCGCTTCCAAAGAGCAGTTTGGGGTGAATGTCGCTTTGCGTGGAGAGATGGCGCAACACTTTGGCGCGCACGGGTGTTAGAAGTGCTGACACATCGGCGTAGAGATTATCGTGCGTTTTTAGCATCTCAAGCAAGGTAAAATAGTCATCGTTAAAGCGTTTGGGATTGGATGAGAGTGCTTTAAAGAGGTGACGAGGCTCGTAACTGAGCGCCATGTGCGCGCAAATGACTTTCACGCCCACTTCCAAAGGTTGGCGCAACATCTCGATGCTCTCGCAGGTTTTATACGAATGCACGCTGCTCTCGCTTCCCACATGAATGATCAAAGGCAGATCCAGCGCCGCAAGCTTCTCAAAATAAGGACGATACCGCGCTTCACGCGTGTCTACACCCCAATAATTTTGCAAAAATTTTGCCCCTTTAAAGCCTAAAGTGTGGTACTTTTCTATAAGTTCCAACGCATCGGGTCGTTTAGGATTGATGGAGAAAAATGGGATGATGAGCTCAGGATACTGCGCGTACAACACCGCCACATCTTCATTGCTCGCGCAAACGGTTTTATCTTGGTGGAGGACATTGCCCTCATCGTCGACCTTTGCATCCACACCAAAAAGCACGATTTTTTCGATGTGTTCTGAGGTTTTCACCGAGTTCATCAGCGCATCGGTGTAGGCTTTGTACGGCTCTTTTGAAAGCGCTTTAGCATCGATGCCGAAGCGTTTCGCAAAAAAATGTAAAGCAACTTTGTCGTAAACTCGGTTGAAGGAGACTTCACTGCTGAGCAGGTGAACATGCGTGTCGATTGTTTTCATTTCTATATTCCTAATATCTTAAACATATTGGAATGTTAGTATAGAGAAGCTGAAAAAATTCTGAAAAAAAACCTCCTCTCTTTCTCTTACAAAAACTTCAAGCGTAAAGCACTATGTACTGTCTTTTTCAGCGCATCGGCAACCGCATACTCTTGTGCCAAAATTTCAAAATCAGCAAACGCATCCACTGTTTTTGCAACAACCTCTTTGACCTCTTTTTCGGAAAGATTGCATTTTTTGCCAAAAGCTATCACATCGTTCATCGTAAAATCATCTTGTTTGCCGTTGAGGCGAATTTGGTGAACCCTCGTCCATTTGCCGCTTGGGTCGTACGCATAGGTCATATCAAACGCGGGAGCCAACGACCAAACACCCGTTCTATCCATCAAAAAGCCGAAATTTTTGGTATGGTCATCTTGATTTCTTCCGACAAGGTTGAAAATGGCTCGGCGAAACAGCTCTTTGATCTGATGTTCCCCAACGCCTAGCGCTCTTGCGCTTAAGATGAGTTGCTCGTACGAGTATGCTCCTGTCACTTCTCTATCGGCATGACTTAAGCCTGCCCATGAGGCGTAGTGTTTTTTGCGCACGATTTTTTTGTCGTTTTGTACAACGATCTCTCGATCAAACCGCTCGATTAAAAAGTGAAAATCCCCGTTTTCTTCGATGAATGAAGTTTCAGGAAGTTCTATGCCACACTTTCGCGCGATGATGCTGTAAATATACTCAACTTTTGTCATCCCTTTGGGGTCTTTTGCATCTTTATCTTGGTTCGCCGCACCATCAAACTTGAGCAGATAGTACCGACACTGCACACCTTGGTCGATTGTGCCATCGTAAAGTGTACCCTTTTCATCGATGGCAACTAAGGCTTTTGACCGAGCCCCACCCGCACTCGAACCGACACGAATGATATTAAGCGCATCTTGCCTATTTTGGGCACTGTGAAGCTTTTGCGAAAAGAGCTCTTTTTGGGTTAAAAGTAGGTTAGAAAGCGCTGAAAGTGTGTGCAAGTCAAGCGCTATGCCCACGGTCTTATTTTCATCAAATAGGGGATGATACTCCAACGCGCCCATACCTCGATTGCCGACATAAAGGAGTCTATCAAGTGCTGTGACCTCGCTTTGGGGTATATTTTTATCTGCCATAAACTGATCGATGAGTTGATTGCCAAATTTATCGGGTAAGGAGTCGGCAAAAATACCCGCAAGCCCATGAAAACTTCGTTGACTAATCGTCTCAAAGGTGTGTAAAAGGGGAGGATGTTTCATAACAAGGGGCGAGAGTTGGATGGAGCTTTGCGCAAATGTTTTGGTGTATTCAAAGGTCGCGATTTGCGTTTGGTTGGGAGCATAGCCCAGAAAACCGATGGTGGTACCCCAGAGTTTGACTTCAACGACCTGCCCCTCTTTCATTGTTCATCTCCCCAAATCATTGTTTTAGCAGCAACACTTTTTTTCTTAAATATCCTCTTTTTGGGCTCACTCGTCTTCCCTGTTGGGCTGTACATGCTCTGGCTTGCCAACAGTTTTTCAAGCATGTCAAGCTCGCCTAATCCACGAAGCAACGCCACAAATGTTTTGAGTGAAACACCGTTTTTGCCGTTGACTAAGTTTCGATACGCTGTGTATCCAGCACCACCTTTTTCACACAACTCTTTGGATTGTAACCCTTTAAGGCGTCTTGCATACTCTATTTTTTGCCCTAAATCCTTGACGATCTCTTCATCATTGAGCAGTTGATATGCCATTAAATCTCCTTAATAGTAGCGTAAAAAGAAACTAATTGAAGATATTATAGCAAATAATGGCGGATAAAGAGTTTTATTTTACATGTAAGCGCAAATGGGGACAGTTTCCACCTTTTATCTTTATGATGAGAGAAGAGATGACACCAACCACGTCATCGCCAAAAGATCGGCACTGCCGCCGGGTGAGAGGTTTTTTGAGATCATATCAGCGTCCAACTCACGCAAGTGTGCATCTAAATTTTCCACGTTTGGCTTTACATGTAAAAGTGCTTTTGCTTGTGTTTTGGCGTAAGCGAGCCCTTCGATGCCACCTCGTGACCAGAGCGTGCTGTCATCTAAACGTGACATCAGCAACAGCAGTGTTTTTTTAAGCGCTGTCTCTTCGCCCTCTTCTTCTTTGCATGCTTGGAAAAACGGCAAAGTGTGTTCAAAAATGATGGCAAAACCACTCTGGGCGATGCCACGAATGCCACTGCTTCCGCTCTCATAAAAGAAGCGTGCCCCTGCGCTGTTGGGCTTTACATGTAAAAGATCGTCTTCGACCAACGTGTCGCACAGGGCTTGCATTTGGGCTTGTAAGCTTTTACATGTAAAGCTCTGATCGCTCGCTTTGATGCGACCGATGGCACCGCAGAAGACGGCGAGGCAGAAGATCATCCCTTTATGGGTATTGACCCCCGATGTGGCTTCAAACATCGCTTTTTCGCAAGCGATGCCGATCTCTCGAAGCCTTTTAAAACTCTGTTTGGCATCCTCATGGGCGTAGGTTTGTGCGATGTGAATCCATTGTGGCACAAACGGTTTGATCGCTTGAATGCTTGCGTAAAAGGTGTGAATGTCCATATCGCGGTGCGCACCGCTGTTGGCTTGGTCGACCAGACCTGGTTTTGGGGTGAGTTCCACTTCGGTTTTCATCGCGCGTTCACACCACAAGGCGATGGAGTCGGAAAATGCGTGTTTTTCGACCAAGGTTTTTATATGCGCACCCAGCTCAGTATACGAGTGCTTTTGCGACCGCGCGCACAACTGTGCTTCCTCTTCGCAGACAAAACATTTACGTTTGGGAAGTACAAGATCACTTCGGGAGAGAATTTTTCCCGTACAATCGAGCACATCTATATCCATCAAACGTCCTAGTGGATGGGCGTTTTCGAGTTTACATGTAAAGACTTTGAGCGCCTTGGCCTCGGCGTTACATGTAAAGAGTGATTCGGCTCCCGTTGGGGAGCGTTTGCTCTCGCATGCCAGCAGTTCGATGCCCTCGTTTTGAAGCATTGTTAACAGCGCATTGTGCGCGATTTCATGCACGACCACGGCTTCGTGCGAGAGTTTGATAAAGCTTGGGATGTTGATGCAAAGAGAAATGAGGGACGCCAAAGGGTGGCGGCTTAAAAGCTCTTTTTGCTTCCAAGCACGCTCCTCTTTGGCGTGTAAAATAGCGTCTAACGATGTTGG from Sulfurospirillum multivorans DSM 12446 carries:
- a CDS encoding ArnT family glycosyltransferase — encoded protein: MRERLFLLLILVLSGALLSYGTQSISISYDEANTFFYGTNLVHYLAVTSTQLFGQNDFALRLPFILFHLISIILLYKIGKLFLKKRADRIVSVAIYALLPGVNGVALLVNSGIVLILFSLLFTYLYLKEYKIASHFVLIAALFIDNSFSIFFIALFIYALFQRKTDLLILTLILFSASMYLYGFDIGGKPKGYFVDTLGVYAVIFSPLLFLYFVYAMYRILIKEEKTLLWYISFFSLIVSLLLSMRQRLLLEDFAPFVVLSVPLMVKVFFNSYRVRLPAFRKLHTFVFGLVLVSLVFNTMLIFLNKPLYALMDEPTKHFAIKYNIAKELAEALKAKGVTKVMMKDDKMALRLKFYGIDQGKNYKLTTQPEIEEGYEKIDIAYYGKVVKTFYLYRVN
- a CDS encoding aminodeoxychorismate/anthranilate synthase component II: MVLMIDNYDSFTYNIVQYCLELGADLKVIRNDELSVEEIEALHPEKIIISPGPATPNEAGVSLDVIKYFGGKIPILGICLGHQAIGQAFGGKVVRAKRMMHGKTSITKQLHNSCLFDGLPEMFTTTRYHSLTVEQEGLPDVVVPTAYSTDDHEIMALQIKDKQIYGVQFHPESILSEHGHAILNNFLKL
- a CDS encoding MFS transporter; the encoded protein is MSSFYLLKTKRFAPLFVVQFLGAFNDNIFKNTLAILVTFHAASWTSLPLGILAPLIGAIFILPFFIFSGLAGALADKYDKAALARLVKLLEFGLMSIATLGFYMHWFSLLLVVVFGMGLHSTLFGPIKYAIIPQHMGENELVMANALVESGTFGAILLGTLGGGLIAASAYGGIIAGIMGMSIALIGYVCSRYIPTAPSLNAQMSLSYNIFSQTAQTLKLAYANKTVFLSIIAISWFWLYGALLLSQFPAFVKIVLVGDETTVTLLLSLFTIGIGVGSFLCEKLSHHTIRPSLIILGVFGMGFFGIDFALTSSSFVPVEALFSSSTFWHILIDLTLIALFGGLFSVPLYAIMQSQSDPAFRSRIIAANNILNALFMVLGAVLTMVLLDASWRIPEVFLSAAIGTGIIATWIAWVIYKRID
- the aas gene encoding bifunctional acyl-ACP--phospholipid O-acyltransferase/long-chain-fatty-acid--ACP ligase, which translates into the protein MIKTLLRIILRFLFKIRVQGHFIANKAEPMLIIANHQSFLDGLILGVMLPVSPVFIINTQIAKNPFVRLCLMLTDHLTVDPSNPMAIKAVIRLVESGRPVVIFPEGRITTTGSLMKIYEGSAFVAVKTNATVVPVMIQGATFSTLSRMPKTYPHRLFPQITLNYCTPTKLNVPHEGTSHQRRLLSGDAMRRLMQECSFDARPANDLFGTFLEAMETHGKNKAIVEDIKQIEYTYAQLLKMALGLGRLISPITQKEEAVGVLMPTAVASLALVLGLSGMKRVPAMLNFTAGVDGLQSACTAAEIKTIVTSKAFVEQAKLAPKLEALQGVRIVYLEELKVSMRLVDKLWLMLYAIHFPCLVTSAQDEKEPAVILFTSGSEGKPKGVVLSHEALLANIAQISSIVDFSTEDKMLNALPIFHSFGLTAGSLLPIFRGMHLFMYPSPLHYRVIPEIAYDRSCTILLGTSTFLHNYARHAHPYDFYKVRYVIAGAEKLSENVRELWFEKFGLRIFEGYGATETAPVIAVNTPMAYKKGTVGQILPGIEHKLIPVPGIEEGGILHVKGANVMSGYLRAEKPGILEKPTSEAGEGWYNTGDIVSIDDVGFVQIKGRVKRFAKIAGEMISLESVEKLATLTSSGFLHASSSVPDVARGEAIVLFTTDKNLNRDALQKSAQSNGYPEIAVPRKIVHVEVLPLLGTGKTDYVTLKSMASEIA
- a CDS encoding ArsR/SmtB family transcription factor; the protein is MQMEYAKDLPLEWKPMSAIFMALGDAHRQKILLLFEDGERLNAGMIAEVSPLARTTVSHHLKILHQAEVLLSEKIGKEVWFWVNKPLLEATFSNVLNYLHGN
- a CDS encoding amidohydrolase family protein; the protein is MKTIDTHVHLLSSEVSFNRVYDKVALHFFAKRFGIDAKALSKEPYKAYTDALMNSVKTSEHIEKIVLFGVDAKVDDEGNVLHQDKTVCASNEDVAVLYAQYPELIIPFFSINPKRPDALELIEKYHTLGFKGAKFLQNYWGVDTREARYRPYFEKLAALDLPLIIHVGSESSVHSYKTCESIEMLRQPLEVGVKVICAHMALSYEPRHLFKALSSNPKRFNDDYFTLLEMLKTHDNLYADVSALLTPVRAKVLRHLSTQSDIHPKLLFGSDYPVPFTTVWNSYDVSLLKRICIAQEKNVFDRYAKAMLVYFPANNPIYSNYRKVLCLE
- a CDS encoding type II toxin-antitoxin system HipA family toxin; this encodes MKEGQVVEVKLWGTTIGFLGYAPNQTQIATFEYTKTFAQSSIQLSPLVMKHPPLLHTFETISQRSFHGLAGIFADSLPDKFGNQLIDQFMADKNIPQSEVTALDRLLYVGNRGMGALEYHPLFDENKTVGIALDLHTLSALSNLLLTQKELFSQKLHSAQNRQDALNIIRVGSSAGGARSKALVAIDEKGTLYDGTIDQGVQCRYYLLKFDGAANQDKDAKDPKGMTKVEYIYSIIARKCGIELPETSFIEENGDFHFLIERFDREIVVQNDKKIVRKKHYASWAGLSHADREVTGAYSYEQLILSARALGVGEHQIKELFRRAIFNLVGRNQDDHTKNFGFLMDRTGVWSLAPAFDMTYAYDPSGKWTRVHQIRLNGKQDDFTMNDVIAFGKKCNLSEKEVKEVVAKTVDAFADFEILAQEYAVADALKKTVHSALRLKFL
- a CDS encoding helix-turn-helix domain-containing protein, whose amino-acid sequence is MAYQLLNDEEIVKDLGQKIEYARRLKGLQSKELCEKGGAGYTAYRNLVNGKNGVSLKTFVALLRGLGELDMLEKLLASQSMYSPTGKTSEPKKRIFKKKSVAAKTMIWGDEQ
- the citG gene encoding triphosphoribosyl-dephospho-CoA synthase CitG; translated protein: MIGKPTSLDAILHAKEERAWKQKELLSRHPLASLISLCINIPSFIKLSHEAVVVHEIAHNALLTMLQNEGIELLACESKRSPTGAESLFTCNAEAKALKVFTCKLENAHPLGRLMDIDVLDCTGKILSRSDLVLPKRKCFVCEEEAQLCARSQKHSYTELGAHIKTLVEKHAFSDSIALWCERAMKTEVELTPKPGLVDQANSGAHRDMDIHTFYASIQAIKPFVPQWIHIAQTYAHEDAKQSFKRLREIGIACEKAMFEATSGVNTHKGMIFCLAVFCGAIGRIKASDQSFTCKSLQAQMQALCDTLVEDDLLHVKPNSAGARFFYESGSSGIRGIAQSGFAIIFEHTLPFFQACKEEEGEETALKKTLLLLMSRLDDSTLWSRGGIEGLAYAKTQAKALLHVKPNVENLDAHLRELDADMISKNLSPGGSADLLAMTWLVSSLLSS